From Acidimicrobiia bacterium, the proteins below share one genomic window:
- a CDS encoding type II toxin-antitoxin system VapC family toxin, which translates to MRRGILDTSTLILLGRMQDTDSLPDEPLITTITLAELSVGPLVASSDEERSARQAHLQQAEADFAALPFDAPAARSFGRVAAGLRRAGRKPAARAYDAMIAAIAISSDLPLHTCNPGDFAGIEGLTVVAVPHPDH; encoded by the coding sequence ATGCGTCGCGGCATCCTCGACACCAGCACCCTCATCCTGCTCGGTCGGATGCAGGACACCGATTCGCTCCCCGACGAGCCGCTGATCACCACGATCACTCTGGCCGAACTCTCGGTGGGTCCACTCGTGGCATCTTCCGACGAGGAACGGTCGGCCCGTCAAGCGCATCTCCAGCAAGCCGAAGCCGACTTCGCCGCGCTGCCGTTCGACGCGCCCGCGGCCCGCAGCTTCGGCCGAGTCGCCGCAGGTCTGCGAAGAGCCGGACGCAAGCCAGCGGCGCGCGCCTACGACGCCATGATCGCCGCCATCGCCATCTCGAGCGACCTGCCCCTGCACACCTGCAACCCGGGCGATTTCGCCGGCATCGAGGGACTCACCGTGGTCGCCGTCCCCCACCCCGACCACTGA
- the hmgA gene encoding homogentisate 1,2-dioxygenase — protein MTIEYQSGFGNEHASEAVEGALPIGQNSPQKPAHGLYAEQLSGTAFTAPKAENRRTWMYRIRPSVLHVHDLRPVDHPFLRTAPTREAEPPIGQLRWDPIPMPDEDLTFLTGLRTIATNGDVHTQTGMAAHVYLVTKSMDDTYLYNADGEFLIVPQEGRLRIATECGVLEVAPREICLIPRGMKFKVDLMDGSARGYVCENYGTYLTLPERGPIGANGMANPRDFLAPMAAFEDLDRPSTVFVKFDGKLFASDTEYSPLDVVAWHGNHVPYKYDLAHYNVIGSISFDHPDPSIFTVLTAPSDRPGTANVDFVIFPDRWLVAEHTFRPPYYHMNIMSEFMGLIYGIYDAKLEGFGAGGFSLHNQYWPHGPDNEAWEGASKADLKPQKLEGTLAFMFETRYPLIPTGYASTLPALQEDYQEVWSSLRRRFKGA, from the coding sequence ATGACCATCGAGTACCAGTCCGGTTTCGGCAACGAGCACGCGTCGGAAGCGGTCGAGGGTGCCCTGCCCATCGGTCAGAACTCGCCGCAGAAGCCGGCGCACGGCCTGTACGCCGAGCAGCTGAGCGGCACCGCCTTCACCGCACCGAAGGCCGAGAACCGCCGCACCTGGATGTACCGGATCCGGCCGTCGGTGCTCCATGTCCACGACCTGCGACCGGTGGACCACCCATTCCTGCGTACGGCCCCAACCCGGGAGGCGGAGCCGCCGATCGGCCAGCTGCGCTGGGATCCGATCCCGATGCCCGACGAGGACCTCACCTTTCTCACCGGCCTGCGCACCATCGCCACCAACGGCGACGTCCACACCCAGACCGGCATGGCGGCCCACGTCTACCTGGTGACGAAGTCCATGGACGACACCTACCTGTACAACGCCGACGGCGAGTTCCTGATCGTCCCCCAGGAGGGACGGCTGAGGATCGCCACCGAGTGCGGCGTGCTCGAAGTGGCCCCCCGCGAGATCTGCCTGATCCCCCGCGGCATGAAGTTCAAGGTCGACCTGATGGACGGCTCGGCGCGCGGCTACGTGTGCGAGAACTACGGCACCTATCTGACCCTCCCCGAGCGCGGGCCGATCGGCGCCAATGGCATGGCCAATCCGCGTGACTTCCTCGCCCCGATGGCCGCGTTCGAGGACCTGGACCGACCGTCAACCGTCTTCGTCAAGTTCGACGGGAAGCTGTTCGCCAGCGACACCGAGTATTCACCGCTCGACGTGGTCGCCTGGCACGGCAACCACGTGCCCTACAAATACGACCTGGCGCACTACAACGTGATCGGGTCGATTTCGTTCGACCATCCAGACCCGTCGATCTTCACGGTGCTGACAGCGCCGTCCGACCGGCCGGGAACCGCCAACGTCGACTTCGTCATCTTCCCGGACCGCTGGCTGGTGGCCGAGCACACCTTCCGGCCTCCCTACTACCACATGAACATCATGAGTGAGTTCATGGGCCTCATCTATGGCATCTACGACGCCAAGTTGGAGGGGTTCGGCGCCGGGGGCTTCAGCCTCCACAACCAGTACTGGCCGCACGGGCCCGACAACGAGGCCTGGGAGGGCGCCAGTAAGGCCGACCTGAAGCCGCAAAAACTCGAAGGCACACTCGCCTTCATGTTCGAGACCCGCTACCCGCTCATCCCCACCGGGTACGCGTCGACGCTGCCCGCACTCCAGGAGGATTACCAGGAAGTCTGGTCGTCGCTGCGGCGCCGCTTCAAGGGCGCATAG
- a CDS encoding nucleoside deaminase: protein MAHDEFLTAAIDEARQGRTEGGIPIGSVLVIDGEIVGRGHNRRVQQGSAILHGEMDALEGAGRLPAAAYRRATIYTTLSPCDMCSGAILLYGVPKVIVGENRTFLGAEDHLRSRGVEVVVVDDQECIALMEAFIAEEPGLWNEDIGE, encoded by the coding sequence GTGGCACACGACGAGTTTCTGACGGCGGCGATCGACGAGGCCCGCCAGGGTCGCACCGAGGGCGGTATTCCCATCGGTTCGGTGCTGGTGATCGACGGCGAGATCGTCGGTCGCGGCCACAACCGGAGGGTGCAGCAGGGTTCGGCGATCCTCCACGGCGAGATGGACGCCCTGGAGGGGGCGGGGCGGCTGCCGGCCGCGGCGTACCGCAGAGCGACGATTTACACCACGCTGTCGCCGTGCGACATGTGCTCCGGAGCGATCCTCCTCTACGGCGTCCCGAAGGTGATCGTGGGAGAGAACCGCACGTTTCTGGGCGCTGAAGACCATCTGAGGTCCCGCGGTGTAGAGGTCGTCGTGGTCGACGACCAGGAATGCATTGCCCTGATGGAGGCGTTCATCGCCGAGGAACCCGGTCTGTGGAACGAGGACATCGGCGAGTAG
- a CDS encoding ERCC4 domain-containing protein: protein MERRFLVARNPDPESTLPFLIRLPLGEAGLVIKTRETWPRTSKLYCHRAEGEWPEGVEIVEDVGVRTCERRGVAVDLVLERSRENRSQFVFTRLKNEREAIFWQTARTARKSRPAVRIPGRRASWLGDLTIVVDTRERYPYRFAKQQAESRRCPLPVGDYGVEHDGELVGVVERKTLADLAKGVSDGSLAFQMAELSTLPRSAVVVEERYGAVFKHSHLAPGVFADLLARLQVRYPEVPVVFCDTRPLAEEWTFRFLGAALALYRDHPDDPTAPRVRSERPGA, encoded by the coding sequence ATGGAGCGGCGGTTCCTCGTGGCGCGCAACCCGGATCCCGAATCGACCCTGCCCTTTCTGATCAGGCTTCCGCTGGGGGAAGCGGGGCTGGTGATCAAGACCCGGGAGACGTGGCCCCGCACCTCCAAGCTGTACTGCCACCGCGCCGAGGGGGAGTGGCCCGAGGGCGTGGAGATCGTCGAGGATGTCGGGGTGCGGACCTGCGAACGACGGGGGGTGGCGGTGGACCTCGTCCTGGAGCGGAGCCGGGAGAACCGCAGCCAGTTCGTCTTCACCCGCCTCAAGAACGAGCGGGAGGCGATCTTCTGGCAGACGGCGCGAACGGCCCGGAAGTCCCGCCCGGCGGTGCGGATTCCCGGGCGCAGAGCCTCCTGGCTGGGAGATCTGACGATCGTGGTGGATACCCGGGAGCGCTATCCATACCGCTTCGCCAAGCAGCAGGCGGAGAGCCGGCGCTGCCCGCTCCCGGTGGGCGACTACGGGGTGGAGCACGACGGGGAACTGGTCGGGGTGGTGGAGCGCAAGACCCTGGCGGATCTCGCCAAGGGTGTGTCGGACGGAAGCCTGGCCTTTCAGATGGCCGAGTTGTCCACTTTGCCCAGATCGGCGGTGGTCGTCGAGGAACGCTACGGAGCGGTGTTCAAGCACAGCCATCTGGCACCGGGCGTGTTCGCCGATCTCCTCGCCCGGCTCCAGGTGCGCTATCCGGAGGTCCCGGTCGTCTTCTGCGACACCCGCCCCCTGGCCGAGGAGTGGACCTTCCGATTCCTCGGCGCGGCGCTGGCCCTGTATCGCGATCATCCCGATGACCCGACGGCTCCCCGGGTCCGTTCCGAGCGACCCGGGGCATGA
- a CDS encoding HAMP domain-containing sensor histidine kinase, with the protein MRIVRSLRFRIAIWCAVLVFVLGGLTVAAINVVLSRSLDRRATAEDIQIRRVASETGAAMIWIDGDDLVAVEHLSNTRALERLGTMSLILLGVLFPASLVTGWFVAGRVLRPVDHIANVAMGIQASDLSRRIRLEGPDDELKHLADAFDGMLDRIEEGVEDQRRFIQDVSHELRNPLATMAASLDLVLAGDTDPAALRSTAESVRRSVDRASLTVDGMARFARRELPNDTEVVVDLGALIEHGAAEVGAAAGRRRLTLVKVGDGRTTVRGDRQALTSAMANLLGNAIRMAPEGSAVRYGCGVLGEWAWAGVADAGPGIHESDHRLVFQRAWSRDRSRLHHERRTGLGLSIVRQVAEAAGGTVTLTSRPAGGSSFVIWLPKRSGLDPSTLTWDGIHPIEDPLVGSATTARQVI; encoded by the coding sequence ATGCGGATCGTCCGATCACTTCGCTTCCGCATCGCGATCTGGTGCGCGGTGCTCGTCTTCGTGCTCGGCGGCCTCACCGTGGCCGCCATCAACGTGGTGCTCTCCCGGTCGCTGGATCGGCGCGCCACCGCCGAGGACATCCAGATTCGCCGGGTGGCCAGCGAGACCGGCGCCGCGATGATCTGGATCGATGGGGACGACCTGGTCGCCGTGGAGCACCTCTCCAACACCCGGGCGCTCGAGAGACTCGGCACCATGTCACTCATCCTGCTCGGCGTGCTGTTTCCCGCCAGCCTGGTCACCGGTTGGTTCGTGGCCGGGAGGGTGCTGCGGCCCGTCGACCACATTGCCAATGTCGCCATGGGGATCCAGGCCTCTGACCTGTCGCGTCGCATCCGGCTCGAGGGCCCGGACGACGAGCTCAAGCACCTGGCCGACGCATTCGACGGGATGCTCGACCGCATCGAGGAGGGGGTCGAGGACCAGCGCCGTTTCATCCAGGACGTGTCGCACGAGCTGCGCAATCCGCTGGCGACCATGGCTGCCAGCCTCGACCTGGTGCTCGCCGGTGACACCGACCCGGCGGCCCTCCGCTCGACGGCGGAGTCGGTGCGTCGTTCGGTCGATCGGGCATCTCTGACCGTGGATGGCATGGCCCGCTTCGCTCGGAGGGAGCTCCCCAACGACACCGAGGTGGTCGTCGACCTGGGGGCCCTGATCGAGCATGGGGCAGCCGAGGTGGGCGCCGCAGCCGGGCGTCGGCGTCTCACCCTGGTCAAGGTCGGAGACGGCAGGACCACCGTTCGCGGCGACCGTCAGGCCCTCACCTCGGCGATGGCCAACCTGTTGGGCAACGCCATTCGGATGGCCCCCGAGGGCTCTGCGGTTCGCTATGGCTGCGGCGTACTGGGCGAGTGGGCGTGGGCTGGTGTCGCGGACGCCGGGCCGGGTATCCACGAGAGTGACCATCGGCTCGTGTTCCAACGGGCCTGGAGCCGGGATCGGAGCCGCCTTCACCACGAGCGCAGGACCGGTCTCGGGCTGTCCATCGTGCGTCAGGTGGCAGAGGCCGCCGGAGGCACCGTGACCCTCACCTCGCGGCCGGCGGGCGGGTCATCGTTCGTGATCTGGCTCCCCAAGCGGTCCGGGCTCGACCCCTCCACGCTCACCTGGGACGGCATCCACCCGATCGAGGACCCGCTCGTCGGGTCCGCCACCACCGCGCGCCAGGTGATCTGA
- a CDS encoding transglycosylase SLT domain-containing protein, with the protein MESGTLTRARRVVLVAVAFAVLGTVVMVRATGASGAVAWADVEGAEAELAEALTALRAVEEELDALETERASLLNAIERLEQREQEIADQALLEGATIRDRIARMYMTAGGAISQVAVVDVTDFAARVAYLGAISDRDRELVVQFAVTVADLQVLRQAAEERLAETADRATRLAVVVDERTADTDSARARLQTVRAEWDRFQAEQAAAAAEELRRQEEERQASSGGGATTTTTTAGQTGGGSGGSGSTTTTTTIPWNPGAGTAQWRPLVEEVLANWGLNGNSCETRNGIEFCVGPQVDNAMKVIQCESNGNPMAVNPNSGTAGLFQNHPAYWQSRVDFIRAHHSDKAPNLPADASIYNPEHNITVAAFLVWDNKEVLLGRRSGGSIGGHPWPEFNFEMYYTGQSNGRSGPLAYGYSVSGKGPEPWGHWVGCGSTKPTNALGDSGIPWTWPAGQNLYDSGWIHPWATQQSPP; encoded by the coding sequence ATGGAATCGGGCACCCTGACTCGGGCGCGCCGCGTGGTGCTGGTCGCCGTCGCCTTCGCGGTGCTCGGCACCGTCGTGATGGTGCGGGCCACTGGTGCCTCTGGCGCGGTCGCCTGGGCCGACGTCGAGGGCGCGGAAGCCGAACTCGCCGAGGCGCTCACGGCGCTGCGCGCCGTCGAGGAGGAGCTCGACGCGCTCGAGACCGAGCGAGCGAGCCTGCTCAACGCCATCGAGCGGCTTGAACAACGCGAGCAGGAGATCGCCGACCAGGCGCTGCTCGAAGGCGCGACCATTCGGGATCGGATCGCCCGTATGTACATGACGGCAGGAGGGGCGATCAGCCAGGTCGCCGTCGTTGACGTCACCGACTTCGCCGCCCGGGTCGCCTACCTGGGGGCCATTTCCGACCGTGACCGCGAACTGGTGGTCCAGTTCGCCGTGACGGTGGCCGACCTCCAGGTGCTGCGCCAGGCCGCCGAGGAGCGACTCGCCGAGACCGCCGACCGGGCCACCCGGCTCGCGGTGGTCGTCGATGAGCGGACCGCCGACACCGACAGCGCCCGGGCCCGTCTGCAGACGGTGCGCGCCGAGTGGGATCGGTTCCAGGCCGAACAGGCGGCGGCTGCCGCCGAGGAGCTCCGACGCCAGGAGGAGGAGCGTCAGGCGTCCTCGGGTGGTGGGGCGACGACGACCACCACCACAGCCGGTCAGACCGGAGGCGGAAGTGGCGGTTCCGGGTCGACCACTACCACCACGACCATCCCATGGAACCCCGGGGCGGGCACCGCTCAGTGGCGTCCCCTGGTAGAGGAGGTCTTAGCCAATTGGGGCCTCAACGGCAACTCCTGCGAGACCCGCAACGGCATCGAGTTCTGTGTCGGGCCGCAGGTCGACAACGCCATGAAGGTCATCCAGTGCGAGTCGAATGGGAATCCAATGGCGGTCAACCCGAACTCGGGCACTGCCGGGCTGTTCCAGAACCACCCCGCCTACTGGCAGTCGCGAGTCGACTTCATCCGTGCCCATCACTCGGACAAGGCACCGAACCTGCCGGCCGACGCGTCGATCTACAACCCCGAGCACAACATCACCGTCGCCGCCTTTCTGGTGTGGGACAACAAGGAGGTCCTGCTGGGACGGCGATCGGGCGGCTCGATCGGCGGGCATCCGTGGCCCGAGTTCAACTTCGAGATGTACTACACCGGCCAATCCAACGGGCGCAGCGGACCGCTCGCCTACGGCTACAGCGTGTCGGGCAAGGGTCCTGAGCCGTGGGGTCACTGGGTCGGGTGCGGGTCCACCAAACCGACCAACGCTCTGGGCGACAGCGGGATCCCGTGGACCTGGCCCGCCGGGCAAAACCTCTACGACAGCGGATGGATCCACCCGTGGGCCACCCAGCAGTCGCCACCGTGA
- a CDS encoding response regulator transcription factor — MRILVVEDERDLARAIAEGVRRDGYAVDIALDGAGALDRLASVPYDIVCLDLNLPDMDGVDLCRRIQEDDARLDASDPPRVLMLTARDTLADRVGGLDAGADDFMVKPFALDELLARLRALSRRRSVHTGSVIEVGPLRLDGARMLVSAGGNEVPLTAREVALLRYFMLHAGEVLAAERLLDHVWDENIDPFTNTVRVTISNLRRKLADAGYPEMIETVVGAGYRLLEF; from the coding sequence ATGAGGATCTTGGTCGTCGAAGACGAGCGAGATCTGGCTCGAGCCATCGCCGAGGGCGTGCGGCGCGACGGTTACGCCGTCGACATCGCCCTCGACGGCGCTGGCGCGCTCGATCGCCTCGCATCCGTGCCGTACGACATCGTCTGCCTCGACCTCAACCTGCCGGATATGGACGGCGTCGACCTGTGCCGGCGTATCCAGGAGGACGATGCCCGCCTCGACGCCTCCGATCCACCCCGTGTGCTCATGCTCACCGCCCGAGACACGCTCGCCGATCGGGTCGGTGGTCTCGACGCCGGGGCCGACGACTTCATGGTCAAGCCGTTCGCCCTCGACGAGCTGCTCGCCAGGTTGCGAGCGCTGAGTCGTCGGCGCTCGGTGCACACTGGTTCGGTGATCGAAGTCGGGCCGCTGCGACTCGATGGTGCCCGCATGCTGGTCTCTGCCGGCGGCAACGAGGTTCCTCTCACCGCCCGCGAAGTTGCCCTGCTACGGTATTTCATGCTCCACGCTGGCGAAGTGCTCGCCGCCGAGCGACTGCTCGACCACGTCTGGGACGAGAACATCGACCCGTTCACCAACACGGTGCGGGTGACCATCTCCAACCTGCGGCGCAAGCTCGCCGACGCCGGATATCCCGAGATGATCGAAACGGTGGTCGGGGCCGGGTATCGCCTGCTCGAATTCTGA
- a CDS encoding NAD-dependent succinate-semialdehyde dehydrogenase: MSLLDSLDTRLRIGGDRLDASDGATIAVMDPATEETIAEVASGNVDDAISAVAAAFDAADAWADAAPRTRAEVLRRAFDLIMDREKEFAELIVLENGKALPDAGAEVRYGAEFFRWFSEEAVRNRGEVYRAPAGDKRITVVNQPVGVSLLVTPWNFPIAMGTRKIGPALAAGCTVILKPASDTPLVALALADVLEEAGCPPGVVNVLPASRSSAVVNAMMADRRVRKLSFTGSTEVGRLLLAEAAKRVLNCSMELGGNAPFLVLADADVEAAVIGAMQAKMRNAGEACTAANRFYVHESVADDFGARLAGAMGAMRVGGGMEEGVEVGPLINASTRDKVAELVDGAAASGKVLVGGSAPERRGFFYSPTVITDVDRSAPILDTEIFGPVAPIVLFDDLEDAIAQANGTDLGLVSYVYGGDHRVAMQVAERLEAGMVAVNRGIISDPAAPFGGVKQSGLGREGSYHGLHEFLEPKYIGEDW, translated from the coding sequence ATGAGCCTTCTCGACTCCCTCGACACTCGTCTGCGCATCGGTGGCGACCGCCTGGACGCCTCCGACGGGGCCACCATTGCGGTGATGGATCCGGCCACGGAGGAGACCATCGCCGAAGTGGCCTCCGGGAATGTCGATGACGCCATCTCCGCCGTCGCCGCTGCTTTCGACGCCGCCGATGCCTGGGCCGATGCCGCCCCGCGCACTCGTGCCGAGGTGCTCCGACGCGCCTTCGACCTGATCATGGACCGCGAGAAGGAATTCGCCGAGCTCATCGTCCTGGAGAACGGCAAGGCGCTGCCTGACGCCGGCGCCGAAGTGCGCTACGGGGCCGAGTTCTTCCGGTGGTTCTCCGAGGAGGCGGTGCGCAACCGGGGAGAGGTGTACCGGGCACCGGCGGGGGACAAGCGGATCACCGTGGTCAATCAGCCGGTCGGGGTCTCGCTGTTGGTCACGCCGTGGAACTTTCCGATCGCCATGGGGACCCGCAAGATCGGCCCGGCCCTCGCCGCCGGGTGCACGGTGATCCTCAAGCCGGCGTCGGACACACCGCTGGTGGCGCTGGCGCTCGCCGACGTACTCGAAGAGGCCGGATGCCCGCCGGGGGTGGTCAACGTGTTGCCGGCGTCCCGGTCGTCGGCGGTGGTGAACGCGATGATGGCCGACCGTCGTGTCCGCAAGCTGTCGTTCACCGGCTCCACCGAGGTGGGGCGCCTGCTGTTGGCGGAGGCGGCCAAGCGGGTGCTCAACTGTTCGATGGAGTTGGGGGGCAATGCCCCCTTCCTGGTCCTCGCCGACGCCGACGTCGAGGCTGCCGTCATCGGGGCGATGCAGGCGAAGATGCGCAACGCTGGCGAGGCGTGCACGGCGGCGAACCGGTTCTACGTGCACGAGTCGGTCGCCGACGACTTCGGTGCCCGCCTGGCGGGCGCCATGGGGGCGATGCGGGTCGGCGGTGGCATGGAGGAAGGCGTTGAGGTCGGGCCGCTGATCAACGCCTCCACGCGCGACAAGGTGGCCGAGTTGGTCGACGGAGCCGCGGCATCAGGGAAGGTGCTCGTCGGAGGGTCGGCACCGGAGCGGCGCGGCTTCTTCTACAGCCCGACGGTGATAACCGACGTCGACCGGAGCGCGCCGATCCTGGATACGGAGATCTTTGGTCCGGTGGCGCCGATCGTGCTCTTCGACGACCTCGAGGACGCCATCGCGCAGGCGAACGGCACCGACCTCGGACTGGTTTCGTATGTGTACGGCGGAGACCACCGGGTGGCGATGCAGGTGGCGGAGCGGCTCGAGGCGGGGATGGTCGCGGTCAACCGGGGGATCATCTCGGATCCGGCCGCGCCGTTCGGCGGGGTCAAGCAGTCGGGCCTGGGAAGGGAGGGCTCGTACCACGGCCTCCACGAGTTCCTCGAGCCCAAGTACATCGGTGAGGACTGGTAG
- a CDS encoding sortase — MANGHPRTGTHLATYERVVDLGIFDGRMNDLDIPVATEIPGDQQASRRRMPGWVSRPLHYARFGSARSIGAEDARAARPPTPTTKSPRGPLAVGILLVAVGIAAVSYGVYGLFITNLITAGEQVELSEQFDERQRLAAAGDDATLYGEADAANPDDFGAGDVPIFGTPDDGFGDPNIDIPGVAPERAPPQGDALGRISAPKIGLDWVVVEGVGVPDLRKGPGHMPGTPMPGQYGNSVISGHRTTYGGPFNRIDELDPGDRITVETLIGTHTYEVVSSEIVGPTHTWVVKHRDGAWLTLTTCHPKLSSQQRLIVFAKLIGGPNAEPIEEYYGTNYPPPVAPDGTPPVPVFVPPTTTTTTLPEPFNVAGVRHGSASPGDILVAQVTAQGGSGAGISPPAGWRLAKRDDVGTDLAQAVFWKVAGPSEPASFNFWVTGSTGARAAVVGVPGDPDDPIAGVTGATGVGSSLTAPGAGSGAGTQVSMFSILSDGSLSTPGETTQVTTSQANGVLLLMANGSGGSKSSSASKAGPWIAQSIFVRAAPPEETTTTTTTTVPPTTTTEETTTTTITTTTTTTEATTVP, encoded by the coding sequence ATGGCCAATGGCCACCCACGAACCGGCACCCATCTCGCCACCTATGAGCGCGTGGTGGATCTCGGCATCTTCGACGGCCGCATGAACGACCTCGACATTCCCGTCGCCACCGAGATCCCCGGCGATCAGCAGGCATCCCGTCGCCGGATGCCGGGCTGGGTCAGCCGCCCCCTGCACTACGCGCGATTCGGGTCAGCACGCTCCATCGGCGCCGAGGATGCCCGTGCCGCTCGACCTCCAACGCCGACCACGAAGAGTCCCCGCGGCCCCCTCGCAGTCGGCATCCTGCTGGTCGCGGTCGGTATCGCCGCCGTCTCCTACGGCGTCTATGGCTTGTTCATCACCAACCTGATCACGGCCGGCGAGCAAGTGGAACTGTCCGAGCAATTCGACGAGCGGCAGCGTCTCGCCGCCGCCGGCGACGACGCGACCCTCTACGGAGAGGCCGACGCGGCGAATCCCGACGACTTCGGCGCGGGGGACGTGCCCATCTTCGGCACGCCGGACGACGGCTTCGGCGACCCCAATATCGACATCCCCGGCGTGGCTCCCGAACGGGCGCCCCCACAGGGCGACGCCCTCGGGCGCATCTCGGCACCGAAGATCGGACTCGACTGGGTGGTCGTCGAAGGCGTCGGCGTGCCCGATCTCCGCAAGGGCCCCGGTCACATGCCCGGCACCCCGATGCCCGGCCAGTATGGCAACTCGGTGATCAGTGGGCACCGCACCACCTACGGCGGCCCGTTCAACCGAATCGACGAGCTGGACCCCGGCGATCGCATCACCGTCGAGACCCTCATCGGGACCCACACCTACGAAGTCGTATCCTCGGAGATCGTCGGACCCACCCACACCTGGGTCGTCAAGCACCGCGACGGCGCCTGGCTGACCCTGACCACCTGCCATCCCAAGTTATCCTCACAGCAGCGGCTCATCGTGTTCGCCAAGCTGATCGGCGGCCCCAACGCGGAGCCAATCGAGGAGTACTACGGCACCAACTACCCGCCGCCGGTGGCGCCGGACGGCACGCCGCCGGTACCGGTGTTCGTCCCCCCGACCACCACCACGACGACCCTCCCCGAGCCCTTCAACGTCGCCGGAGTGCGACACGGTTCGGCGAGTCCCGGCGACATCCTCGTCGCTCAGGTGACCGCTCAGGGCGGCAGCGGTGCTGGGATCTCGCCGCCTGCCGGCTGGAGGCTGGCCAAGCGCGACGACGTGGGCACCGACCTCGCCCAGGCCGTGTTCTGGAAGGTCGCCGGCCCCAGTGAGCCTGCCTCCTTCAACTTCTGGGTGACGGGTTCCACCGGGGCTCGAGCCGCGGTCGTCGGCGTCCCCGGCGACCCGGACGACCCCATCGCCGGCGTGACCGGCGCGACGGGTGTTGGCAGCTCCCTCACCGCTCCCGGCGCCGGATCCGGCGCCGGCACCCAGGTCTCGATGTTCAGCATCCTGAGCGACGGGTCGCTGAGCACACCGGGCGAGACGACCCAGGTCACCACTAGCCAGGCCAACGGGGTGCTCCTGCTCATGGCGAACGGGTCGGGAGGGTCGAAGTCGTCGTCGGCCTCCAAGGCAGGACCGTGGATCGCCCAGTCCATCTTCGTGCGCGCCGCTCCCCCCGAGGAGACGACCACGACCACCACGACTACGGTGCCGCCCACGACCACGACCGAAGAGACCACGACCACCACCATCACCACCACCACCACCACGACCGAAGCGACGACGGTCCCATAG
- a CDS encoding type II toxin-antitoxin system prevent-host-death family antitoxin: MSEISIRELRNHGGDVVDRAAKGERLTITRSGKAVAELRPLSREPVPLDVIVARRRHLPPVDPDRLRHDLDRVIDPAL; encoded by the coding sequence ATGTCTGAGATCTCTATTCGGGAACTCCGCAACCACGGTGGCGACGTGGTCGACCGAGCTGCCAAGGGCGAGCGGCTGACGATCACCCGGTCTGGCAAGGCCGTCGCCGAGCTGCGCCCGCTGAGCCGGGAACCCGTACCGCTCGACGTGATCGTTGCCCGCCGCAGGCACCTGCCACCCGTCGACCCCGACCGGTTGAGGCACGACCTGGACCGGGTCATCGATCCCGCCCTCTGA
- the yedA gene encoding drug/metabolite exporter YedA: MGLSLLGVYVIWGSTYLAIKYGLEGFPPFLLNGIRLLIAGALLYLLALRSGRAHPTRREWAGAGFIGGLLFVGGLGLVTIAEYNGIGSGVAASVIAVMPLWAALWSGLLGRWPTRLEWIGLAVGFVGVVVLSREGDFQASTVGLVAIMVSPVLWAFGSVVARRVPMPAGLMAAAAQMLAGGALLSLIGLVSGEWITEAPSTTAWAAMVYLIVFGSLFGYTAYFYLLVTVRPALATSYAYVNPVVAVLLGVTLGRETIGAWGIAGLPVILAGVALVGAAQRASRRAPAAA, translated from the coding sequence ATCGGGTTGTCCCTGCTCGGTGTCTACGTCATCTGGGGGTCCACCTACCTGGCGATCAAGTACGGACTGGAAGGATTCCCGCCGTTCCTGCTCAACGGGATCCGGCTCCTCATCGCCGGGGCGCTCCTGTACCTATTGGCGTTGCGGTCGGGTCGCGCCCACCCGACGCGTCGCGAGTGGGCTGGCGCCGGATTCATCGGCGGACTGCTCTTCGTCGGCGGGCTGGGCCTGGTCACCATCGCCGAGTACAACGGGATCGGGTCGGGGGTGGCCGCCTCGGTGATCGCGGTGATGCCACTGTGGGCGGCGCTGTGGAGCGGGCTTCTCGGCCGGTGGCCCACCCGCCTCGAGTGGATCGGCCTTGCGGTCGGGTTCGTGGGGGTCGTGGTCCTGAGCCGAGAGGGGGACTTCCAGGCATCCACCGTGGGGCTGGTGGCGATCATGGTGTCGCCGGTGCTGTGGGCGTTCGGGTCGGTGGTGGCGCGCCGGGTGCCCATGCCGGCCGGGCTGATGGCGGCGGCCGCCCAGATGCTCGCCGGCGGCGCCTTGCTATCACTCATCGGTCTGGTGAGCGGTGAGTGGATCACCGAGGCGCCGTCGACGACGGCATGGGCCGCCATGGTGTATCTGATCGTCTTCGGCTCGCTGTTCGGCTACACCGCCTACTTCTATCTCCTGGTAACCGTTCGGCCCGCCCTCGCCACCTCATATGCCTATGTCAACCCGGTGGTGGCGGTGCTGCTGGGAGTCACCCTCGGGCGGGAGACGATCGGGGCCTGGGGGATCGCCGGGCTGCCCGTGATCCTCGCCGGAGTCGCTTTGGTAGGAGCCGCCCAGCGGGCCTCGCGCCGGGCACCGGCGGCCGCCTGA